From Arachis hypogaea cultivar Tifrunner chromosome 3, arahy.Tifrunner.gnm2.J5K5, whole genome shotgun sequence:
TTGTCCCTGTGAAAGTGAAACCTTACCGTTATCTTCAGAGTGAAAAGGCTCAAATTGAGGCTATAGTCTAGGAAATACTTGAGGAAGGCATTATTCAACCAAGCAAGGGTCCCTTTTTATCCCCTATTTTATTAGTAAAAATGAAGTATAGGTCTTGGAGGTTTTGCATAGGTTATCACGCATTGAACAATATTATTGTGAAGGATAGTTTTCCTATACCAACAGTTGATGAGCTTCTTGATGAGATGTTTGGTGCGAGGGTGTTCTCAGAGTTGGACCTCAAGTCTTGTTATCACCAAATTGTAGTAAAGTTTGAGGATAGGTTCAAAACGGCATTCCAGGCTCCCTAGTGCgggatttataacccacaaactaaccggcaagtgcaccgggtcgtaccaaataatacctcaggtgagtgaaggtcgatcccacgaggattgatggatcaagcaacaatggttggttaaaccacttagttaggcaaacaaaaaaaagagtgttGGATGTTCAAAGagtattaaacagtaaattaagagTTTAAAGACAGCAGGTGAAtaagtttggaataaaatatgagagaatagttaaggcttcagagttatctatttcttggattgacttttcttactaactattttaatcatggaagatttaattcatggcaaactatatgtgactagaccctaattccttagaccttcctaatctccctaaaattcattaactgctaatttcttggtcaattaattccaattagagggtgatgatcaaattccagtttatatgccacaagaatcctaattatctaaaaataaggggattatatgtcacgtatcccgttaaatacaaacaattagaaattcagaagaatatgttttcaagctgttgtttaagtaaagaactttttcaagttatacaagaactcaattagaacatgggtcatactttcgttccaaccaaatttataaaataaagaacgaaaacaattcttgaaatataaatcaaaacatgaattagaatagaaaagtaataatgtCAATCCATACAATGGacagagctcctaatcttaacgatggaggtttagttgcttatggctcagagagaaaataaggattctggtaaAACTGTAGAGTACCGAATGTAAAttggtatagaatttcctaatggaatccccctacTAGAAGAAAAgtctctcctttttataactaatcctaattaatttaaaatcaaatttctaaaattaaaataatatcttttcctattttaaaattcaaatttgaatcaaaatcaattaaataatCCACGCCTTGTaatgtggggaccacttggcttcactggatctgcACCTAACTTGGCAGAGAGCTGAGCCTTACTTGAGtgccaaaatggggcccagaaattgcccccagcattttctgcattttctgcacgtggcgcatgtcacgcgtacgtatcgatggtcttcttcgcatgtcacacgtacgcgtacgcgtcgctgcacaAATCTCCAATTCACACGCACGCgttaggtacgcgcacgcgtcgccatggaaagctccaaattacGCACATGCATCGGGTACGCGGGTGCGTCGCTCTTTGCTGtcctctcctttaattcttgtgctacaaaaatttcatcaaatccagccgaatgctacctaaaataaacagaattgcacaagactcaaagtagcatccatagtggctaaaagataattaattcttgattaaacttaataaattaaatacaaattcactaagaaaagatagaaaagatgctcacgcatcactccCTAAGGTCATTATGAGTGGCTTATCATGTCATTCAGATTTACGAATGCCCTGGCTACATTTCAAAACCTAATAAATGACATATTCTGACCTTATTTGAGGAAATTTGTGTTGGTCTTCTTTGATGACATATTAATTTATAGTCTCTTATGGCCTCAACACTTACAACACCTTGAATTATTGTTGCAGATCCTCCAACGTGAAACTTTATATGCAAAGCTTTCCAAATGCTCCTTTGGTGTCAATGAGATTGACTATTTGGGACATACTATTGACGAGGCGGGTGTTCACATGGATAAGATGAAAGTTCAAACCATAATTGATTAGTCTGCTCCTCAAAATTTGAAACAACTTCGAGGTTTTCTGGATCTCACAGGGTATTATAGATGCTTTATTAAAAATTATGCCTCCATAACTGCCCCTCTCACGGACCTTTTGAAGAAAAATTCTTTCACGTGGAGTGCCAAAGTAGCTTCTGCATTTACCCTCTTAAAGGCTTCCATTACGTCCAAACCGGTATTGGCCCTACCGAATTTTGACTTACCCTTCATCATTGAAATGGATGCTTCAGGGTTTGGGATTGGAGCTATTTTAATTCAGTAGAAGCACCATGTTGCTTATTTTTTCAAGAAGTTCTCTCCAACCATGCCACGTCAATCCACCTACACAAAGGAGTTTTACACCATCATTGAGGCAATTGCTAAATTTTGCCATTATTTGCttggaaaaaaatttattatttagatGGATCAACAAATCTTGAAATCACTATTCCATCAAAATCTGCATACTTTGAAGCAACACAAGTGGTTACATAAGTTGCTTGGCTgtgattttgaaattcaatacATGTTGGATATTGATAATGTTGCTACTGACGCCTTATTTCAGAGCTTCCTTAGAGCATGGTCTTGTCCAAGAGTAGATTGGTTATGTAATCTCAAAGTAGatgttgaagctgatccgaatCTCAGGTCCATCATGCAGTCTTTTTGGAGGGAAGGCATGACATTGGTCATTATTCAATAAGGAATAGAATTCTCTTGTGGAGTGATAGGGTGGTGATACCTTTGGCAAGCCCCTTGATCAAGCTACTTCTACATGAGTTCCATGATAGTGTGATTGGTGGGCACTCCGGGGTTGCTAAGATAGTTGAACGAATTGCCTCAAATTTTTATAAGCCGAATATGCAACACGATATCCGCGACTATGTTCTTTCTTGAACCATATGTTAGCAGGCCAAGGTAGATACTAAGTTGTCAGCTGGGTTAATACACCCTTTCCCAGTACCGTAGGAAGTATGGGAAACAATTTGCATGGATTTCATCACTGTTCTTCCCCCCTCCCATTGATATTTTGTGGTCATGGTAATCATTGATAGGCTTATTAAGTTTGCATATTTTATTCCCTTAAAGAGGGATTTTGTCGTAGAATAGTGGCGGAAGCATTTATCAGAAATATTGTGAAGTTACATGATTTTTCTCATACCATAATTTCTGATCGGGATCAAGTTTTCATTAGTAGATTTCGGCAACAATTATTTAAAATGCAGGGCACGACCTTGGCAATAAGATCTGCGTATTATCCTCAAACCCATGGACAAAGTAAGGTGTTGAATAAAACCCTCGAAATGTACTTATGATGCTTTTGCTTTAAGAATCTAAAGAAATGGGGTAACATGCTTCTGTAGGCGCAATATTGGTACAACACCTTTCAACATAACATTATTAAGACGTCTCCTTACAAAGCATTATATGGCCACGATCCTCCTAGCctcatttattatgaattttcttCCCACGACGAGCCATCCATTCAAGATTTGTTGCTAACTTGAGACAAATTGTTGGAATAGGTTAAGGCTAATCTCACAAGGGCCCGACAATTCATGAAGGCTTATGTTGATAAGATTCACCGAGATGCTGAATTTGAGAAAGGCGATCTCATTCTAGCCAAACTCCAATCCCATTGGCAGCATTTAATGGCTTTATGCAAAAGTCAAAAGCTGGAAATGAGGTTCTTTGACCCTTTCTGAATCATTAAGAAGTTAAGTGTTGTTTCTTACAAACTAGCACTGGCCTCTGAGGCTAGGATTCATGATGTTTTTTATATAGCACTTTTAAAAAGTTTAATGGTGACTCTCAGGCATATTACTTACCGTTACCATTGCAATCAAGTGACTTAGGACCCATCCTGGAGCTCGCAGCAGTTTTAGATTCTCAGACAATTCTTAAGCATGGAAAGGAGGAAAGACAACTCAAAGTAAAGTGGGGCATTGGTGAAGCAGCTGAGGTCACTTGAGAAAGTGCAGTAAAGTTCACCAAGAATTTTTTCCGGTTCAACCTTAAGGGCAAGGTCGAAGTGAAAGAGGGAAGTAATGTAAGGAAGAAAATTGTTGCCGATGAGATTATTGAGGGAAAGGATGGAAATAGTGAGAAATTAACTAATGAAGAAAGATCAGTTGAAGGCAAGAGACACATGGCAGCCGATCAAAATAATTCAGGTGCTACAAAAAGCAACAGAGAGAGAATATTAAATAGGAGGCTACAAGACTATGCTTGGCATTAAATTACTGGTATTGCTCCTTTTTCTCTCTAacaatttctctctctctctctctctctctctctctctctctctctctctctctctctctctctctctctctctctctctctctcctttattCTTCTTCTGCATTCTTTGGCCCTTCTAAGAATTCTTCTCCTTCCTTCTATGAGAGGTTCTCATGCCCGATGTTAGGTTCCTGAATTCTTTCTATTCCTCACATAAACTTCATACTTTACTGTTATATTACTTTCTTTGCATGCAAGTTAGAGTTTATGACACTCATTTTCCCATTTCTTATTCTCTGTAATTCATAGACTTCTCTTATGGCAATAATAAtccatttcttctcttttctGTTAATCATCACCCTTCTAGTAGCATTGAAGTCTAGTCTTTATTAAATCTTAAATAGCAAGATACATAAATGAAGATTATAATTATTGCCATTTTAGTGATCCCAATTTCACCAAttatttctcttctccttcttgtgTTGTGGCATCAATCTAATCAATTATAtcactaaaataagaaaaatgacaaAAGCAAAGTTAAATAGTAACTTGAAGTCCTAACCctagaaaattttttattcaattttttcaaCCGTAATCCATTATTCATATATCAAACTGATGATCTAGTATAAAATAtctgaaataaaaatataaaattttcactCCAATTACATTACATCTCGACATTCACTTATGCATAATAAATACATACAAACATCCtcataaaaaattacataaaagtgAACAAGTTCCTAATACTGATCTAACACAaagcaataatttaaaaaaatttccagAAAAAGAGAGCAAGAAGAGAGAAAATAGTTTTGGTAAAACAAAATATTGATACTTGAGCCAAGtttgagaatttttaaaattatgaattttgaaagctaaatagaaattaaaaaaatgttgatTTCTCAATGTGAGAAGAATTAAATATAAATGTGTGTACATACTCGTGTTTTGATTTCTTTTTTCTTGCTTGTAGTTAATAGTTCTTACTACATATAGATTTTTTTACCTTCATTAGTAGCTAGCTTTTTTCTTTGTCAGTGCCAAACAGTAGagaaaaaaaaaccctaattatGACATTGTTATTGTTCTTTTCATTCTCAAGTTTCAATAGaaactatattttttttggttCACAGTATTTCTAGTCCCAACAGGTCAAAGAATAATCCGTCGCGAATTTAGTATGCCGCTAGCCAACAGAAACTATGCTATTATGCATGCAGAAGCATGAAGATAAAATGAAATAATTTAGTAGAGGTACGAAGAAATGAGCCAAAATGAGAGGCTCATTTATATAAATGTTTCATAAGGTAGAAAGTGGACTTTTAATTCACGTTAATATAGGCCTAATGAAAGGCTAGCCCAAATTGGTTTGCTTAGCTTATGATTCACACTATGTTGCCTGATCTATTTTAgaaccaaaaatattaaaattaggtgattatttatgaaaatattttgatataaagataataattaagaattattttaaaattttaaagtaaaattaaaataaaataaaacttaagagtaaaattaaaaatacaaatgttatgaatataaaatatatttttttttacttaaaacaatttatgtattttattgatCTGATACATTATCAGTGTAAAATAATGTTATATGTACATTCAATTATATAATGTtatatcaacaaaaataattattttttatattgatagtataaataattatctaaaagaaCAGATAAAATTAtacgattatataaaatattttacacaactagcatatcaaaattaaacttcatattttataagaaaaaagtTTATTTTCATGAATCCACCCTCTTTATCTTTTCCTTTCCTAAACGGCCTTTAATAATTATTCAGAAAGATAATGAGGCACCAATAAAAAAAAAGCTATTTTTCAACCTTTGATATTTACCTCCGTAAGAGTGGTTAGGCATTTCGTTAATGTTTTCACTCTAGGTTAATGAAATACATACATATGTGACACGTAGGACTGTTGATTTGTCTATTAAGTATCAATTAAGattgacaattttttttattggggATCTTATTGTCTTTTAGGATAATTGTCAggaattgtttaaaatttttttttttatcttttttatatacATTGATTAAATTCACTATGTAAAAACTGAAAAATGTTAGTaccttttttaactttttttacttatagaaattaaatagaagatatattcttcttttaatctttttattattGCTTAGAAAAGTTGTtaagatattatattataagaaTTATATTAAATCTTAGgtgtattcaatttaaattaatcatcttaattcatataaatttattattattagaagaggtgcatattctattttaaaatagcTAATGAAAAAGTTGATGTACTattttatctaaaataaataCAACAAATGAAAATACTTATGTCGACTaattaaatagatataaaattaaaGATTCAAAGTACAAAATTTTggaataaatagtaaaaataaataagattGATAACAACAATTAGTAATgtcaatatttacacaataaatttagttaatgtatataaaaatataaataaaaataaaaaaattttaaatatttttaaaaattatctcaAAAGATAATAAGattcttaacaaaaaaaatttatcaattctAAGTGACATTTAATGAACAAATAAACTTATTAACGTGTCGATTCTTTTGTAACTCTTGTTGAGGTGATGAGTTCCATGTGGTATTTTTCTGTTCAATTGTTGTGGTTGGTTGTACTACACGTCGATGTTTGAGTCTTTGTGAatattaactataaaaaaatattaaaccacCATTTTAATCATAAAAATGACTATTAATGTAATCAATTAGaatgaacaaaaaattttcattttaattagaTAGAAATGAtggttttaactttttttttaaatgacaaaaattGCATTTTAGCTGTTATATTAAATGATTAAAATTGTTGTTTTTACTCAATAAAATGACGCTTTTAAATGtcgttttaaataaaaaattatactagtAAAAAGGGTCAATTTGAATTTTCGATTTAAACAACAAAAACTATTGTTTTATCTGGTTAAAACGATAATTTTAAACATAATTGTTAAAACTGGACCGAATCGATCGGTTCAACTGAAAAGCCAATAAATTGGATCTTGTATCAGTTCGAGTTAGTGTTCTAACCGTTTAAGGAAATAAACTAATCAAAATCAGTACGAATCGATCCGGTCAAATAGTCATCAAGCAAGGTCAACTCGTGCGCTAATGATGTCATGCTGACGTCAATACGGGGTTGAGAAATTCGTAAAAACACATTAAACTGAGGTGGGGCTGACTCTTTTATATGAAGAGCATGCTGACAACGAGAATGGATCCtttcaatatttttaacaattgaaggagtaaagtgtgatctctcactattaatttttatattcaacattttttaaattaattagttttttaattgaagtacaaattaattaattttaaataaaaataataattgatataaaaataaaataaaaattacttattctgtgaagaaaaataaacttatatataattatttaattatgtaaagaTATCTAGATTTTGAAATTACTATTTGgatatacactacaagaaaatagaattattttgacactttattttttaacaccataattaaatgtcaaaattaatatatatttttgacaaatatcacaaatgtcaaattttctatattttttgacgaaaaatttgaccgtagaaaattactcctcaattttgacattcatttgttttcaatttactctactattttttttcttctttgggctctgttaattttgacatcacactTCTCTCAAtttaggattatactactcattctttatcttcaaaatctcaatttattctttagtttcaagatcacatctcattctttgttaaaatttttgttgaaaatattttatagtcaataagtgtcaaaataaatagtatttttgacaattaataagtacacagaaaatatgttctcaaaattttctaacaaattattttttacagccaatatttatcaaaataagatttaaatttttttcacaatcgcttatatgttaaaaatactattttcgacaaaacttttattaacatattttcatagttaaaatagtgtcaaaatttgattttttgacaaattttaattttcttttacacattataaccctaaaaaataatctatattgttgtagtgatAGTTTGTGAATTGTTATTCTTATTGTGTTCAATTAAGATACAATTATAATAGTACTAActaattttatgtttatctttatattagttatttttagaattcaagacttaattattcttaaaatgttataaaaatatatattttaaattttaattttaaatttttaactattttttattttttatttatgtatgacTGATTTTACTGTTGGACTAATAACTTATCAATTAAACCAGTAAATCAATAACTAACCAATTTAATTACCGGTTCACTTCTGACAACTATGATTTCAAAACCATTTTAAAATGGTAAAAATCATCATATTAACTATAGTAATTGTGGCCATTTTTGGAAACCACCGAAATAACCATAATCCAGGATTATAGCATTTCTTGCATACGCCATTTAATTTTTGGGGACAATGGCCATTAAAATCatcataattaacaaaataaattaccattttaattaaaaaattttgtagtAAAACCTTTTTGTAATGAATATAGTGTCAGTGAcgaattcaaaaaattttgacaGTGGGacaaaatatacataatataataataattttttattattgtattatgatattgtaaaatatgattactCTTTAAATTATCTAAccaacaaactaaaaactaaaataataaatcaaaataataacaaataatttataattccatccttcttagtttcatattttaaaaagattgaataatatttttatttttaatacaattaaaTATCTCTCTTTCAATATATGTCACTAAACGATCATTTAAAAAGGTAAAGAACAAAAGAACGATATCTGAATTTCCTAATTTAAAATGAGTCGATACACACAATTAACAAGTcactcaaattaattttcaacaacaataagaaagtgaagaacagaagAATAatatcctaaatttctaatttaaaataagtCAATACATAATTACACAAACAATCAACAAACAAAACAATGAAAGTATCAAGTATGATACCAATTTATCAAGACTCCAAACAAATTGCTAAATCTAAGCAATAAAACAAGCAGGTCACAGATTAATGAATGTACCAAGATTGCAAGACTCCAGGAGGCAGCAACAAGCAACGGTGTGACGCCCAACAGGCAGTAGGGACGAACATACTTACTCAAAAGGCTGAAGAGTGGAGACTGAAGAGCCGAAGAGGTGCGATGCGGAAAATGCCTGAAGTAACAGGAAATTGGAGATGACGGAATGGCGAGAGACAAAGTGGCGAGATACGAAGATGAAGTGGTGAGATACATCGACAAAAAGGAACGCAGAAGTGCAGAACAGAAATGGCAGTGGAAGTGTGGAGCAATGATGCAAGGAGAAATGTCGAATGGCAGCAACGCAGGTGTTGAAGAAGCTTGACGGGGAGAACGCCAGAACGGGGTAGTGTTGAGCGACGTTAACGGTAGTGAAGCTGGCGGGAGTGGCAATAGTAAGTCTGGAGGCTTGGAGTAGGGCAGAGCTACAgagaaagaaaattgaagaaaaggaaaaaagggtTTGGAATTTGAGGGTGGGGTCAAAATTAGATTTGTAGTGGGGGCaactaaattttattattgagAGTTATtaagtaatatttaaaattttattggggGAACTTGTCCCACGCCTATATGAGTAAATTCATCCCTGCATAGTATTGATCACAAATTAGAGCATTGATATACATTTGAAATCAATATTTTAGATGGCTTTTGAGTCAAATGATAGGAGGAGAATGCTTtgcatatgaattttttttattggccTTATATTGAAATACTTTTTTTAGATTAATAAAGATCAAGTTTTAAATCTTTaggttataaaaattttgataccatATTATCAAATTActtctattaaaaaatttaactaataaaaaaatataaatatttatatttttgaccttttcatttcacaatatTATATTTCAAAAAACAATATAGGATCATTTAAATTCAAGAGTAACTAAAGCATACAACAATAATAAAGTAAAGATTGTAATTATAATCAATATACATCCCAAATGAATGATTTGAACTTTGAATCACTTTTTGGCCGGTCTTTCTCTAATTCTCTAAttgtttaagtatttttttattttatattttaaaatgaacGATCTTATAACAAAGCATGACTTTTAGCTATAGCAAATAAAAAAACTTttgatataattaatataacagaAACTCTTTGGGGTCAATAGTTTTTAGTAATTTTGGCCATCATTTGACTAATAAAATTATCttcaacaaataaattttattaattaatttgtataaattataaaaatatgggTACAAATTGTATTAATTCTTATATGCAAATACCTGCAAATATGAGTCTAAATAATGCTTGCCAAATGTTAGTCCAAAATGATAATATTTGCTAGTCACGTAACATTGTTGTTAATACAATATAAACTAAAATCTTATAGTATCACCATCATTACTCCATGTATTGGGCAACCATTTTGTCAATACATTCGTCCCTTGATAAAAGAAGGAAGTTAGAGAGAAGGTGAAAGCAAAGATTGAACGGGAGAGAGTGATGTTCATCTATTGATCTGAGATGGAGCTAGAATCCTCAACCTCTAACAATACATTGGAGTTTTTTATATACACATGTGTAAAGAGTTGAGTCTAACTAACTGAAGCTTTTAGAGATTAGGCTAAAAATATGTAACCAACTTTCTACTCTActatatttatatgtttatatTAGTAACATTCACATATCAGTAACATTCTCCCTTAGACTACATTTTAAGATAAAATGATAGCTTGCTAAGCAAGTCCCGATTTGTGAAGTTGGTACAACCAAAATTAAGtacagtaaaaaaataaaattgtagtAAAGATCATGCTTAGGAATTAACGTTCCCCCTTGAGCTGGGACTGAAGATGTCTACGAGGCCAAGTTTGGTGAAGCATGTCTGAAAGGGTCCAGGTGCAAGAAGATTGGCTGCAATGTAACAAGCAGATTGACTATCACAATATAGAAGAATTGGGTTAAAGAGTTGAATGCCATGATCAgagagcaaataagagatccaCTGTGCTTCACATGTGGCTAGTGCTAAAGCTCAATACTCAGCTTCAAAGGAGGATCTTGCCACTGTTGGTTGTTTTTTGCTCTTCTACGAAATTAATGAAGCACCTAAGTAAAAACAGTAGCCTGAAATGGAACGTCATGTGTTTGTGCACGATGCCCCCAGTCTGCATCTGAATAGCCTGAGAGAGCCAAATCAGAAGTGGTTGGGAAGAAAAGTTTGGATTCAGGAGATTGTTTAAGATACTCGAGCACGCGGAGACTAGCTTGATAGTGCGCAATGGTGGGGTAGTTAAGGCATTGGCTGAGCTTTCCAACAGCATAAGAGATATCAGGTCTTGTAGTTGTCAAGTAAACAAGTCTCCCAATTAGTCTTCTAtatgatgaaatgttgttaaaaGGTGGCGCTGAGTCCTTTGCTAACTTAATGCAATATTCCATTGGTGTTGACACTGGTTTGCAATCAGTCATACCATACTCATCTAAGAGATCTAGAACATATTTCCTTTGATGTACTGCCACATTTGATGTTCCTTGCAATTTTGAGTCCCAATAAAAATTTTAGCTCCCCAATgtctttaattttgaaaacttcatGGAGTCTGGACTTGGTGTGTGTAATTTCTTCAAGATCATTTTTGGTGAGTACTAGATCGTCAACATAAGTCAATATGGCAGTGAACTTATCATCATTCCTCTTTGTGAAGAGTGAGTAATCATGTTTGGATTGTGAATAACCGAAGCTCAACAACATGGAGGTCAATTTGACATTCCATTGTCTGCTGGCCTGTTTTAATCCATAAAGTGATTTTTGGAGCTTGCATGCTAAACCACTTCCATGAACACCCAGACCTTGTGGCATTTGCATGTAAACTTCCTCTTCTAAGTCATCATGGAGGAAGGCTGTATTGATGTCTAGCTGGTGTACATGCCACTTCTTGGTTGTTGCTAAGGCCAATAATGTCCTCAATGTTGTCATTTTTGCCAATGGACTATAAGTATCAAAAAAATCATAGCCTTCTCGCTGCGTATACCCTTTCGCGACTAATCTGGTCATGTACCTTTCAATTAAACCATCAGCCTTTAGTTTGAGTTCAAAAACCCATTTGCAGCCTATATCCTTTTTTCCTTGAGATAAAGAAGTGATAATCCAAGTATGATTTGCTTTAAGAGCTTCTAACTCATTTGATATAGCTTCCTTCCAGCAAGATTGAGAGACGGCCTCCTCATAATGTCTTGGTTCGAATGAAGCAGAGATGGCCACAGACAATGCATGATGTGTATATGAAAGATTGTCATAAGAAACATAGTTAGAGATAGGATACCTTGAGGTTAGTTTGGCAGCTGAGTCAATAGAGGTTTGAAAGCAATGAAAGTCATTCAAGTAAGagggtttcttctttttctactattTCTTCTAATGTTGGGATGCTGTGTGTTATTGGTGGGTGCAACATGAGAATTGTGAGTGATTTGTGAGTCTTGAGTGTGATTGTCATGAGAAGTTATGATTGGGGGTGTTGAACCTAAATGAGTATGTTGTACTTTATCATGGTAATCAAACAAGATGTCAAAATTGTGAAATTGCTGATTATGAGTATTGATGAAAAATGATGAAAATGTGTATCACGGGTAGTTGGTGAATTAATTATTGAGTCTTGTGATAAAGCTTGATTATTAGTggatgattgaaaattttttaaaggtAAAATGTGTTCATAAAAAATTGCATCCATTGATAATGTGATTTCATTGgttctaatatctaaaactaagaACCCTTTGGTTCCTGGtttaaaccctaaaaaacacacATTTCTTAGTCCTTGGGTCTAATTTTCTTTTGTGATTTGTCAGTATGAAAATTTATAT
This genomic window contains:
- the LOC140183579 gene encoding uncharacterized mitochondrial protein AtMg00810-like, which encodes MTDCKPVSTPMEYCIKLAKDSAPPFNNISSYRRLIGRLVYLTTTRPDISYAVGKLSQCLNYPTIAHYQASLRVLEYLKQSPESKLFFPTTSDLALSGYSDADWGHRAQTHDVPFQATVFT